The following DNA comes from Grus americana isolate bGruAme1 chromosome 22, bGruAme1.mat, whole genome shotgun sequence.
tggCATTTCCAGCCGCTAtggtggcaggaggtgcctcctCTGAGAAAGATGCTAGAAACACCCCACTGAGAGACCTTGAGGAACTCAGAAgatggtgctgggcagaggatTGAGATTTTGGATGTTGATTTCACTATAGCTGgatggctttgtttttctctccctcttccttgtttgctttggttCCCCTTGGCAGCAAGGTCTCACCAAGAGCAGCCTGGTGGGCACCATCTGTCTCCTCTGTAGCTATGGGGCAGGCGGAAAGACAGCACGCAGGAACTTCTCCATGGCCAAGGACCACAGACTCTTGATTGCTTCCAGGGGTCCCTGCACTGCTCTCCTTCACTTGGAGCGACTTTGTTCCCCTCTTTTGACTCATTAAAGTTCTGCTGCATTCAAGCCTGGCTGCCTTGTGGTCCTTCCCTCTGTGGACACTCCCCATGCTGCCAAAGGAGAAGGGTGTTGCTCTGGGGATGAAGGGGGTGAGGGCACATTCTCCATTCACAGAGGAATGGGAGGTTGGGACAGCCTGCAGTGGCTCCTCTTTTGGGCACTGTCACTTGGAACTGAGGAAGACATCCCTGGATGCTCTGCTGCCAGTGACCATCaggccttgccttgccttgtcTCTGCCCACAAAAGCCCAGAAAGGCAGGATGCCCTGAGGGGTCAGCATCCCCATGAGCTCTTGAGGAAGAGCGTTCATCTCGCTATGGTTGGAACTGCACTGCGGTGGCAGGGGGTTGTGGGGTTCTGGAAGATagtttgctttgcagaatggCACAAGTGGTAAAGCAGGGAACAGCCTTTGGGATGGCCCTTAGCCACTACTCCACCTTCATCTCCACTCCACCATCCAGTCTAGGGGACATGGCCAGCATGCATGGGCAGGAGTAGCAGGGAAATGTCGCCCATGCTGCTGAATGCGTCGATGCTGGAAACTGGAGCTGAGCATGTGGGAGGTGAGGGCAGTCAGCACAGAAATGGGGACAGAGGAATGGTGTATTTCTGAGGGAGATCAAATTGCTCTGATACAGAGCTTGCAGGAGAACATGAAGATCAGCAAGGATGAGGGTATTGGGTGCACTTCCCAAGAAAGctgaaggggaaggcagagctctTGACTGCTTCATGGGCAAAGAGATTTTATACCTGCAAATCTCATCCCTTCTGATGGGTGGAAATGTCTCTTGGCAGCCACTACAGCCTCGTATCCTATTGCTTGCATGAAAATCCAGATGTCCTGACAAGAGTGTACAAGTGGAAGAACGGAAAACCCCCTTCCACCGTCCTGCACCAGGGAATTATGCCTAATGAAACATCTCTCAAAACAACTGAAGGCCAAACTTTTATAAAGGCATTTCACTTCCATGTCGGAAATCCTTCTTCCCTAGTCATGCTATCAATACCcatcatctccagcagcacagttgGACTTCCTATCCCTCCCACAGTAGACCTCGTAATAAGCAGAAGGTCCTTGTTCAGGATGATACCATCAGCAATTATCCTGGTTGAAGAGGGAGGGATGGCATGTCTTGTGACAGAAGGGACAGCTGCTCGTGGCTCTTGGCATGACCCCTGGTTTGCCTGTCCAAGACAAATGATcttgcaaaggcagaaaaagggcACAGGATCTAAGTGGTTTTTGCAATTCAATCTAAGGGTATTGTTGCCAGAGGTCCTTTTATTAATGATGATTTACACCATctacaggcagagctgcagctgttaTTTACACCACTCTGACTCCCCTGCTGAACACCTTGATTTACACCCTAAGAAACAGGGATGTGAAAGCTGCTGGTAGTTGTTCACCTGTACTAAACAGCTGGCAAGGTTGTAGTGTTTGacagtagaaaggatgactagagGTGTTTCCGATTGAGAAAATGCTCTAAAAGCACAACTGGCCACAATGGGGTAACCCTTCTGTGGATGGGATCTGCACAGTGTCCTGTCCCTGGCAAGGGGGCAACATATTGTATTGTGCAAGTGCCAGAGCACTGGCAtgggttgcccagggaggttgccAAGTCTCCTTCTTTAGAGACATTCAAAACTGACCCAGATATGGTCCTGGACAACTGGCcctaggtggccctgcttgagtaGGGGCGtgggaccagatgacctccagaggtgccttccaacctcaactctTCTGTGATTCTCTCATTCTGTCAGAGCAGCTGACATAGAGCAGCTCAGGGTTCTAAGCATCTGAAGGGATGTAAGGTTACCTATActgtcctctctttctttctgttcttagcGCTAATAGACGGCATTTGAAGGAATGCTTTGAAGAGTCTGAGTGCCTTTTGTTACTGGGACCAGTCACACTCACCTCTGGAGTCCTAGCCTCAGTGTTTGCAGGCTGTGGGGAGTCTGGCTTGTCCTAGACACACCATGTTCTGCAGCTGTGTAAATCCCCCAGTGAGGCTCCACTTCCTTTCCAGATCTAGGGCTGGTCTCAAACCCCCACATCTCCCTTAAGGAGATCGCTTAGGGCTACTGGGAACATGTAAGTCTGGAGGAGTTTCTTCAATTGTAATGCAAGCATGAGTGTACACAAAGGTTGTGAGTGAGTGTGAGAGTATTTGCTCCATCTTCCTTCCAGGGGCTGTCCAGTCAGCTCTCAGAACCCCCTTTGATGCATCATCCAGTGAACTTGTGCATGTCCAAATGGCAGTAGGAACTCCCTAggtctttcttcttctcctgtgGGTGCTGCTTCATTCTCAGAGAGTCTGCTGGGAGGCTCAGGGTTGTGGTAGACCTGCGGAGAAGCCGTGTCAGTAAAATCTGAGGAGaacctctctctgcctttcttcataGGGCAGGGGTTCCATCCCTCCCATCATTTgtgtggccctcctctggacctgctctaacagacTCTCCAGACTCTCCCCACAGTCAGTGAGGAGACATCAGCTCCCACACTGGACTTAGCCCATCCCAAAGCAGACGTGCACGGTAAATGGGACAAACCATCCTTCTGGAGACACTGATCCTGCATTTCATCATTTGTGGCCTCTGAACTCCCCAGCTAGCATGAGCTCATATCACGGCCTGCCTACCTGGTCACCTCTGCATGGCTTGCTTCATCATGCGATGATCAGAAGTGAACACACAAACTCTCCTACCAGCCCTTACACCACCTCCATCCCATGGCTAAAGGCCATATCCATGTCCAGGGTACTCTAGGACAGACAGAGAGCAGGAAGAGGCCTTCTGTGTCAGTGAAAGGGCTCATGCTGGGAACCTCACTCTCATCAGCTGCATCTCCGGCTCTCACCGAGTGCAGACCAGTCTTCCCTCAGCCACACTGAACCCTTGGACACAGGACATGCAGAAGAAGACTCTGTCAAGTCCACGACCTGTGCTGTGGCCCTGGGCAGTGCAGACAGCCTCTCTTTGGGTGTCTTGAGTCTTCCCAATTGACTCTACATGTCTAGAGGGctagatttgtgtgtgtgcctgtgtgtgtgtctgtgcgtgtgtgttgtCTGAGCCAGCTGTTTACTTCATCTTGAGTGATCTTTTCTGGACTCTTCCAGCATGTGAGAGGAGTCCTCTGCCCACACTGACGTGTTTTGCATGGGAAATGCTTGGGCCTCTCATCCTGTCACACAAAAGATGCCTTCACTGAGGAATGTGCCTGGCATAAAGCAGGACATGAAATGACAGCAGTGCAGGAAGCCAGAACACAGCCCACAGCATTTGCTGGGATGATCTGCATTCAAGATGAGCTTGTCAGAAAATAATCACCTCTACAAGGGATGCCTCTGGCAGCCTGGGGCAGTAAAGGTCCATGATAAAAGCCAGCCCAACTCCTCACTTCCTCAGCCACTTCTcttgcctccttctccttgggaaccAGGTGAGTCGGaagctccttctccttctctgattTCTCTAAAAGGAAGTCTCATCTCAGTGGGCTTCTCAGGTGACACCAGCTTTGTTCTGGGCCAGATGTTGGGGCTGCTTGTCACGAGAAATGGAAGTGGGGAGAAGGTTAGGCATGGAGGGAAGCTGGGACTGTACTGAGGTGGCTTCTGGACTCAGGGGCTAAACAGTGGCTGCATAGGAGCTCTGTGGCTCTTTTATGGGCCCTGGCAGGACGAGGCCAAAAAGCTCTCATACATCTCTGCCGAGCCTCCACCTCCTGGCCCTGCATGTTCTTTGGCTCCCTCATGGTGTGGTGACAGGCTGCTCGTCACACATCCCCATGTTTTGCTTCCTCCCTACCCTCTCTCCCAGGTGAACCTCTGCCCcaagacatgtcctgctacgaccagtgccagccctgcctgccctgccagccctgtggcccgaccccgctggccaacagctgcaatgagccctgtgtcaggcagtgccagaactccaccgtcgtcatccagccctcccccgtggtggtgaccctgcccggccccatcctcagctccttcccacagaacacTGTTGTGGGCTCGTCCACCTCTGCTgccgttggcagcatcctcagctgtgatggagtgcccatcacctctgggtgctgtgacctctcctgTATCACCAGCCGCTACTGTGGCCGCAGATGCCCACCTTGCTAAAGATACTGGCAACGGCCTCGGACAAGGACCCCCAGGAACTCAGAACATGATGCTGGACAGAGGATCAAGCTTTGTGGCATTGTTTTAAGGGCAGCTGACCATCTCTGGCTTGCACAGCAAGGGCAAGACTGGGCCAGCCTGAGCTCTCTGAAACTACGGCCAATGCCtacctttcctctcttcccctcacacttttcctcttttctttcgTGTCTTGTGCTTACTTCACAGCATGGAGTAATCTTCTTGACTGTCTCCCTTTGCCAGGCATGTTGACAGGTTGGTCCTGTGGGAACTTTGTcaacaggaaaagggaaacagaTTCTTTGCTGCTCCTGTTTGTCCCTGCACTGGGGACCTCCACTTGGGTTGACCTCATTTCCCTCTTTAGACTCAGTCATAAATTGATGCAACCTTGTCTGTGTCCCTCCAGTGGTCTTTCCATCTGCATACTGACCACCGAGAGAGAATGACATTGCTTTGAGCGGCAATTAGGAGGAGGCATCATCACTCCTGTACAGGCATTGGAGGGTGGGACACACTGCAGGAAGTCTTCTTTCAGGTTCTGCCTCTTGAGGCTGAGGAAGACAACCCTAGTTACAACACAGGCAATGGCCATCAGTCCTTGC
Coding sequences within:
- the LOC129195386 gene encoding feather keratin Cos1-1/Cos1-3/Cos2-1-like, translating into MIKASPTPHFLSHFSCLLLLGNQVSEPLPQDMSCYDQCQPCLPCQPCGPTPLANSCNEPCVRQCQNSTVVIQPSPVVVTLPGPILSSFPQNTVVGSSTSAAVGSILSCDGVPITSGCCDLSCITSRYCGRRCPPC